Part of the Myxococcota bacterium genome is shown below.
ATCGGTGTCGGCCCCGTGGCGACACAGGCCTTCGTGGCCCGCTCCGCGGTGCCGCTCGGCTTCGAGCTCGCGCTCGTGCCCCGAGCAGGCGCGCGCTACGAGCTCACGGCACGCATCGGCGAGCGCGAGCGCAGCTGGTTCGCGACGCCCCAGCCGTTGGCCGCGACACCCGACGGGCCGGACCTGGAAGTGCTGCTGCGCTCGGCGCGCTGACTCACTCGCCGGCCCAGTCGAACGAGCCCTTGCGCACGTTCACGAAGCCCAGCTCGGGCAGGCTCCACAGCATGCCCTCGAGACCCGCCTTGGCGCGCACGCCGCCGTCGAAGGGCAGGGCCGCGACGCCGTAGCCGGTGTAGCCGAGCGCGAACAACAGGTTCACGCCGCCGTACACGGGCCGGCGCCAGAACACGTCGTCGGTGAACAGCAGGAACGCGCTGTCGCGCGGCAGCGGCGTGTAGATCGACGAGGTGTACGCCAGCGACTCACGCGCGCGCGTGGCCAGGCCGGGCGACGCCTCGAGCACGCGCTCGAGCTCGCGCTCGCGGTGCGACGGGAAGTAAGCCAGCTCGCGCACGCGCAGGCTCTCGCGCACGCGGTCGAAGAACACGAACGGCACGAAGCCGAGCGCGCGGCCCTCGGGCTGGGTGACTCCGCCCAGCGCGCGCACCTCCTCCTCGGGGGTGGAGAAGGCCGTGTCGGTGGTGCGGCCGAGCTCGGTCATGCAGTTGTGGTGCACCAGGTCGTACGCCCAGCGGCGCTCGAGCTCGGCCTCGGCGGCAGTCAGTCGCGCGCGCGCGGCAGCGAGCGCCGCGCCCACGTCGCCCACGAGGGGGGGCGTCGGCACGGCCCGGGCGCGCGCGGGGAGCTTGCGCCGGCCGAACTCCGAGAGCTGACCCGCGGCGTCGGCGCGGCCATCGCGCGCGTTGATCGCCGCGACCTCCTCCACGAGGTTCCAGTCCGCCTCGTCGACCACGCCCTTCGCCAGCACCTCCTGGCGCGCGCGGCGCAAGAGCCCGGCGGCCTGCTCGCGCCACTTGGCGCGCACCGAGTCACTCGCGTCCGTGGCGAGTGACACGTCGGGCGTGCCCGAGAATGCGTCCAGCACGGCCAGTCGCCCGATGGCCAGGCTGCGGCGCGCGGCGAGCGCGCGCGCCTGCGCGAGCAGCAGCGCATAGCCGCGGTCGTGGCGCTTCGAGGCCACGAGCTCGCGCACCGTCTCCGCCATGCGCTGCGCGAGCGCCTCGAGACCCGCGCGCTCGTCGGCCGAGAGCGGTGAGTCGACCTCGGCGGGCAGCGCGGCCAGCGCCGCGGGGTCGAGCGCATCGCCTGCGTCGAGCGCCCGCGCCGCCTCGCGCAGCGTGAGCGCCTCGCGCAGCGTCTCGAGCCGGCCGGGCTCCGGCACGGCCGACAGGGACTCGACCTCGCGCTCGGCATCGGCGCGCAGCGCGGCGACCGCGTCGTCGCCGGCCTGTGCGCGCAGCCGGAGCGCGTCGGGATCACCCGGCGACTGCGGGTCGACGAGCCCGAGACCGCGCAGCGGGGGCGCGGGGCGGCCCGAGGCCGCGGCCTCGAGCCAGGCCACGTCTTCGCGCAGGGAGTCCCGGCGGGCGAGCGCGATCTCCTGCGCCACGTAGAGCCGCGCGAACGCCGCCTCGACCTGGCCGGTCACTTCGGGCGCAGCGTCCAGGCGCGCGACCACCAGTGGCCGGTTCTCGAGCTCGGCATACACGGTGTGGAACGAGGACCAGCCTTCGCGCACCAAGAGGAGCAGCCCCTCGGGCGAGTTCTGCAGGTGATAGACGGTGTCGCCGGCGACCAGCGCCCCGTGGCCGCCGCTCGCCAGGCCGACGTTCGCAGACACGTACACGAAGCCCAGGCCCGCGCTCCGCGCGTCGCCCGCGAGGAGCACGGCCAGGAGCCACGCCCCGAGTTTGAGCGCGCGCAGTCGCATCAGCTGCCGGGGTGCAGGTAACCGTCGAGCGCGAGCTGCGCTTCGGGGCGATCGCGCCCGATGCCGTCGACGAAGGCGTCCATCTCACCAGGCGAGAGCTTCGCGTCGTGCAGGCCCTCGCCGATCGCGCGCGGCGTCAGCGCCTCGGACTCCCAGTGGGTGATCGCGTGGTCCTCGGCGATGCGCGAGATCCCGCGCACGAACTCGTCGCGCGAGCCGTCCGGCTGGCGGGCGAAGGCCGCGGTGTACTGGCGCAGGTCGAGCCGGTAGCTGGTCTGGTTCGGCGTGGTCTCCTTGCCGCCGCTGCCCGACGAGGTCGAGATCGCGTCGAACGAGCCGGCGATCGAGCGCGACGAGCCGGCCGAGAGGTCCGACGGGATTTCAATGATCGCCGAGATGACTTTGCACCCCGCCAGCGGGAGCGCGGCGAGCAGGATCACGGACAGGAGCTTTCGGGGGGACATCGCGGGTTCTCCTTTGCGGTCAATCATATCCGCCGTTCGTGTTGCAGGGAGGGGGCCAGCGTTTGCGACTGTAGGTGCATCCCTTCGAAACGACAGGGTTATTTTCGCTGACCGATCTGCACATTTCGGTCGGCAGTCGTCCTTGCCCCTGTGGATATCGAGTGGAACCCTGCGTCCAACACCGCCGGGGAGGGTGAGCCGGGCGCGCCTTCGCGCCCCGCTTCGAACTGATGGGTCTTCTGGCTGGAATCACGTCTCCGTTGGCGCTCCGGCGCCTGGCTAGAGCGCAACTCAGCGAAGTTGCTGATGAACTTCGTTCCGAGCTGATCCGGGTCGGGTCCGAGGTCGGCGGTCATTTCGCCGGCAGCCTGGGCACGGTCGAGCTCACGGTCGCCCTCCACTACTTGCTCGACACCCCCCGCGATCGGCTGGTCTGGGACGTGGGCCACCAGGCTTACGGGCACAAGGCGCTCACGGGACGGCTCGGCGGCCTCATGAAGATCAAGAAGGCCGACGGGCCGAGCGGCTTCCTGCGCCGCGAGGAGAGCGCGTACGACGCGTTCGGCGCCGGCCACGCCGGGACTTCGGTCTCGGCCGCGCTCGGCATGGTCGAAGCAGCACGGCGCACCGGCAGCGGCGCGCGCGTGGTCGCCATCATCGGCGACGGCGCCGCGACCTCGGGCATGTCGTACGAAGCGCTGAACCACGCCGGTCACCTGGGGAGCCCGCTCCGGGTCGTGTTCAACGACAACGGCATGTCGATCGCGCCCAACGTGGGCGGCCTGTCGAAGACCCGGCGCGCGCGCCACTATTTCGAGTCGCTGGGCCTTGCGTATCTCGGCCCCGTCGACGGACACGACCTCGACGCGCTCCTGCCTGCGGTCGAGTCACTGCTCGCGGCGCCGGGCGCCGCGGTGCTGCACGTGCGCACGCAGAAGGGGCGCGGCTTCGCGCCGGCCGAGGCCGATCCCTACAAGTGGCACGCGACCACGCCCTTCGAGCGCGCGACGGGCAGCGTGAAGGCCAGCGGCAACGGCGGCGCGCCGAGCTGGACCCATGCCTTCGCCGACGCGCTGATCCGCGTGGCCGAGCGCGACCCGCGCGTGGTCGCGATCACCGCGGCCATGCCCGACGGCACCGGCCTCGACCGCTTCGCGAAGCGCTTCCCGGACCGCGTGTACGACGTAGGCATCGCCGAGCAGCACGCCGTGACCTTCGCGGCCGGGCTGGCCGCCGACGGGCTGCGGCCGGTGTGCGCGATCTACTCGACCTTCCTGCAGCGCGCCTTCGACCAGGTCGTGCACGACGTGGCGCTGCAGAAGCTGCCCGTGACCTTCGTGCTCGACCGCGGCGGCCTGGTCGGCGCCGACGGTCCCACGCACCACGGCGTGCTCGACTTCGCCTACCTGCGGATCATCCCGCACCTGGTGGTCGCGGCGCCGCGCGACGAGAACGACCTCGAGGGCCTGCTCGCTGCGGCGGTCGACTCGGGCCGGCCGTTCGCGCTGCGCTTCCCGCGCGGCGCAGCCACGGGCGTGACTCTCCTGTCGGAGCCCAAGGCGCTGCCCATCGGCCGGGGCGAGCTCCTGCGCCGCGGCAGCGACGTGGCGCTCCTGGGCATCGGGCGCACGGTGCCGGTCGCCATGAAGATCGCGGAGCTCCTGGCGGAGCGCGGCGTGCGCGCCTCGGTGCTCGACGCGCGCTACGTGAAGCCGCTCGACGCCGAGCTGATCCTCGCCACCGCGCGCGCCACGGGTCACCTGGTCACGATCGAAGACCACGCGGGTCTCGGCGGCTTCGGCAGCGCGGTGCTCGAGCTGGTCGCGCGCGAGCTGCCGCGCACGCCCGTGCGCATCCACGGTCTGCCCGACCGCTTCACCGACCACGGCGACGTGAACGCGCAGTACCGCGCGACCGCGATCGACCCGGAGTCCGTGGCCGCCGACACCCTGGCCTGGCTGCGGCCGGCGGCGCACGCGCGCCCGCGCGAGCGCGAGGAGAGCCCGCGTGTCGCTTGAGCGACCGCCCAGCGAAGACGTGCTCTCGGCCTACGCGCACTGCCGCGGAGTGACCCGCGCGAGTCACTCGAGCTTCGCGGCCGCTTTCTGGATGTTCCCCAGGGCCAAGCGCCGGGCGCTCCACGCGATCTACGCCTTCTGCCGGCTGGCCGACGACATCGCCGACGACCCGGCGATCCGCGGGAATCGGGGCCTGTTGCTCGAGCGCTGGCGCGAGGAGCTCGCCGCCGCGTACGAGGACAAGGCCGTGCACCCGGTCGGCCTGGCGCTCGGCGACGCCGTGAAGCGCTTCGATCTGCCGCGCCGCACCTTCGAGGACCTCTTGCTGGGCGTCGAGTCGGACCTGCGGCGGCTGCCGATCGAGACCTTCGACGACCTGTACAGCTACTGCTACCGCGTGGCGTCGACGGTGGGTCTTCTGATCGTGCGCGTGCTGGGCTACCAGAACCCGCGCACGCTCGACTACGCCGAAGCCATGGGCGTGGCGGTGCAGCTCACCAACGTGCTGCGCGACGTGGGCGAGGACGCGGCCTCGGGCCGCGTGTATCTCGCGCGCGAGGACCTGAAGCGCTTCGGCGTGTGCGAAGAGGCGCTGACCGCCGACCCGGCGCCCGACGAGCTGCGGCTCCTGCTCGCCTGCTACGCCGAGCGCGCGCGCATCTTCTACGAGCGCGCCGCGTCGCTGCGGCCCGACGAGGACCGCGCGCGCCTGCGGCCCGCCGACGCCATGGGCGCCATCTACCGCACCATGCTCGACCGCCTGCAGGCGCAGCGCTTCCCGCAGCGCGCGAGTCAGGTGCGGCTGTCCAACCCGCACCGGCTGGCGATCGCGGCGAGTGTCTGGCTGCGCGGAGCGCGCGCGTGAGCCAGATCTCCGAACGCAAGCGCTCGCACCTGACCCTGTGCGCGACCGAAGACGTCGAGCATCACGGCGCCACCTTGCTCGACGAGGTGCGCCTGCTGCACGAGGCGCTGCCCGACCTGTCACTCGCCGACGTGTCACTCGAGACGACCCTGCTCGGCAAGACGCTGCGCGCGCCGATCGTGATCTCCGGCATGACCGGCGGCACCGACGAGGCCGGCACGTTGAACCGCGCGCTGGCCGGCGCGGCCCAGAAGCTCGGCGTGGCCATGGGCGTGGGCTCGCAGCGAGCGATGCTGCTCCACCCCGACCAGGCCGACACCTACCGCGTGCGCGAGGTGGCGCCGGACATCTTGTTGCTCGCGAACCTGGGCGCCGTCCAGGCGCGCGAGTCGGGCACCGCGGCCGTGATGGGCCTGGTGCGCGCGATCGGCGCCGACGCGCTGTGCGTGCACCTGAACGTGGCCCAGGAGCTCGTGCAGGACGAAGGCGACCGCGACTTTCGCGGCTGTCTCGCCGCGCTGGGCGAGCTGGCGCGCGAGCTTCCCGTCCCGGTCATCGCCAAGGAGACCGGCTGCGGCCTCTCGCCCGGAACGCTCGCGCGGCTCTGCGACGCGGGCGTGCGCTGGGTCGACGTGGCGGGCGCCGGCGGCACGAGCTGGACCGCCGTGGAGTCGCTTCGCGGCTCCGAACGGCAGCAGGCGCTGGGCCGCGAGCTGCGCGAC
Proteins encoded:
- a CDS encoding 1-deoxy-D-xylulose-5-phosphate synthase: MGLLAGITSPLALRRLARAQLSEVADELRSELIRVGSEVGGHFAGSLGTVELTVALHYLLDTPRDRLVWDVGHQAYGHKALTGRLGGLMKIKKADGPSGFLRREESAYDAFGAGHAGTSVSAALGMVEAARRTGSGARVVAIIGDGAATSGMSYEALNHAGHLGSPLRVVFNDNGMSIAPNVGGLSKTRRARHYFESLGLAYLGPVDGHDLDALLPAVESLLAAPGAAVLHVRTQKGRGFAPAEADPYKWHATTPFERATGSVKASGNGGAPSWTHAFADALIRVAERDPRVVAITAAMPDGTGLDRFAKRFPDRVYDVGIAEQHAVTFAAGLAADGLRPVCAIYSTFLQRAFDQVVHDVALQKLPVTFVLDRGGLVGADGPTHHGVLDFAYLRIIPHLVVAAPRDENDLEGLLAAAVDSGRPFALRFPRGAATGVTLLSEPKALPIGRGELLRRGSDVALLGIGRTVPVAMKIAELLAERGVRASVLDARYVKPLDAELILATARATGHLVTIEDHAGLGGFGSAVLELVARELPRTPVRIHGLPDRFTDHGDVNAQYRATAIDPESVAADTLAWLRPAAHARPREREESPRVA
- a CDS encoding squalene/phytoene synthase family protein encodes the protein MSLERPPSEDVLSAYAHCRGVTRASHSSFAAAFWMFPRAKRRALHAIYAFCRLADDIADDPAIRGNRGLLLERWREELAAAYEDKAVHPVGLALGDAVKRFDLPRRTFEDLLLGVESDLRRLPIETFDDLYSYCYRVASTVGLLIVRVLGYQNPRTLDYAEAMGVAVQLTNVLRDVGEDAASGRVYLAREDLKRFGVCEEALTADPAPDELRLLLACYAERARIFYERAASLRPDEDRARLRPADAMGAIYRTMLDRLQAQRFPQRASQVRLSNPHRLAIAASVWLRGARA
- the fni gene encoding type 2 isopentenyl-diphosphate Delta-isomerase, with translation MSQISERKRSHLTLCATEDVEHHGATLLDEVRLLHEALPDLSLADVSLETTLLGKTLRAPIVISGMTGGTDEAGTLNRALAGAAQKLGVAMGVGSQRAMLLHPDQADTYRVREVAPDILLLANLGAVQARESGTAAVMGLVRAIGADALCVHLNVAQELVQDEGDRDFRGCLAALGELARELPVPVIAKETGCGLSPGTLARLCDAGVRWVDVAGAGGTSWTAVESLRGSERQQALGRELRDWGIPTAASVVYAARAGLRVIASGGIRGALDAAAALALGADAVSLALPFFRAFTEGEQDGVLLAGERLIEGLRVVALLTGARDARALRRVPRVIGPNLARWIEVSRAPARSEEAS